In Citrus sinensis cultivar Valencia sweet orange chromosome 4, DVS_A1.0, whole genome shotgun sequence, one DNA window encodes the following:
- the LOC102614184 gene encoding cation/H(+) antiporter 15-like yields the protein MGHLWVIPAGPPLGSALVEKSEVVIRNFFLPFLFIRIGLLTDIFSIKDWKAFVSLGMILVAAYLGKVWGSLLSLIWFKTSTRNDLLFGCFLNIKGIIELLVFLRWIIYKPIDVQTFSTLVLFNLVLTAIVTPLISIFYKPRKRLDRISKIDNCIRTLQSTLPNSELRILCCIHHEDNVNGIINLLRASNPTEMNPICAYAVHLIDLVGRALPVIVPYNTQKRRLVANSTDRIMRAMTRYSKGSGAAVKVQPFKMISPYNTMHQSICKLVEDNLIPLVLLPFHENGEFQSRTACVQNFNKNVLSYAPCTVGIFVDRGLTYYHPSNICYNVAVFFLGGPDDREAMALVSRISSHPGMSITIFRIDLLENSVESENDRCLDDAVTKEFMVGNVGNTRVECHEMVANDSKQLMDAIKKEKDFELVIVGKRHTFSSTLEKEMKPWVEYEELGIIGDMLASADFAEGHMMSLLVIQSVESIKQGAKITATMSFKGELKRLLFNSSNCDKDYRRLDYGVV from the exons ATGGGGCACCTTTGGGTTATTCCAGCCGGACCACCTTTGGGTTCAGCATTGGTGGAGAAAAGTGAAGTCGTCATCAGGAATTTTTTCCTGCCTTTCTTATTTATTCGCATAGGTTTGCTCACggatatattttcaataaaggaTTGGAAGGCATTTGTCTCACTTGGGATGATCCTTGTGGCGGCATACTTAGGTAAGGTTTGGGGGAGTCTTTTGTCCTTGatatggtttaaaacaagTACCCGAAATGATCTCTTATTCGGCTGCTTCTTGAACATCAAGGGTATAATTGAGTTGTTGGTATTCTTGCGATGGATAATTTACAAG CCAATAGATGTACAGACATTTAGTACGTTGGTGTTGTTTAATTTGGTGTTGACTGCTATTGTGACACCTTTAATTAGCATCTTTTACAAGCCTCGGAAAAGACTTGATAGAATCAGCAAGATTGATAATTGCATAAGAACGCTCCAATCAACGTTACCCAACAGTGAATTACGGATACTCTGCTGTATTCACCATGAAGATAATGTCAACGGCATCATCAATCTGCTTAGAGCATCAAATCCAACCGAAATGAACCCAATATGCGCCTATGCAGTCCACCTGATCGACCTTGTTGGTCGAGCACTACCAGTCATAGTCCCTTACAATACCCAAAAGAGAAGATTAGTGGCTAATTCCACAGATCGAATTATGCGAGCCATGACAAGGTACTCAAAAGGCTCTGGTGCTGCGGTAAAAGTTCAACCCTTCAAAATGATTTCGCCATACAACACAATGCACCAAAGCATTTGCAAGCTTGTTGAAGATAATCTCATCCCTCTAGTCCTACTTCCCTTCCATGAAAACGGAGAATTTCAAAGCCGGACAGCCTGCgtgcaaaattttaacaagaaTGTCCTTAGTTATGCACCATGCACCGTAGGGATTTTTGTAGATAGAGGCTTGACTTACTATCACCCCTCCAATATCTGTTACAATGTTGCAGTTTTCTTCCTAGGCGGGCCTGATGATAGAGAGGCAATGGCATTGGTTTCACGCATATCTAGCCATCCTGGTATGAGCATTACTATTTTCAGGATTGATTTGTTAGAAAATTCAGTGGAAAGTGAAAATGATAGGTGTCTTGATGATGCTGTGACAAAAGAATTCATGGTGGGAAATGTTGGTAACACGCGTGTAGAGTGTCATGAGATGGTAGCAAATGACTCCAAGCAGTTAATGGATGCAATTAAAAAGGAGAAGGATTTTGAGCTAGTGATTGTTGGTAAACGGCATACGTTTAGCTCGACATTAGAGAAAGAAATGAAGCCTTGGGTTGAGTACGAGGAGCTTGGAATCATTGGTGACATGCTTGCTTCTGCAGATTTTGCTGAAGGACACATGATGTCTCTTTTGGTGATACAAAGTGTTGAGAGTATCAAACAAGGGGCCAAAATTACTGCCACCATGAGCTTTAAAGGTGAATTAAAAAGGTTGCTTTTCaactcatcaaattgtgataAAGATTATAGGAGATTAGATTATGGGGTAGTTTAA
- the LOC102613884 gene encoding LOW QUALITY PROTEIN: cation/H(+) antiporter 15-like (The sequence of the model RefSeq protein was modified relative to this genomic sequence to represent the inferred CDS: substituted 2 bases at 2 genomic stop codons): MGFLSDAIGTTYLLGALLMGLIIPPGPPLGIAIIERFELVIFHFFLPFFYIRIGQYTNLSSIQNGSRLISFEIIIGASYLGKFVGSLLIWVFIKASIPNAVIFSCILSLKGIMDLIFILRWRIRKVRVILIDKDTFTLAMLTHTAVTAVRTPLISLYYTPYRKLEITQSMEDRMRTLCTTPVNSELRLLEVAAKNFDIHNKDSVHSLITLLKAFNSSEMSPLCACVLHLVELVGRAAPLLVPHNTHKRKIKENSTDRIMRAMTKFSKSSQVTIQPFILIAPYKTMYESISKLAQDEFIPFIILPSHQSHKMQQGGGFNCKIQNCAPCSVGIYVDRGLPCSSWAELMIGRPXLXFHACQAILILASRCIYRINDLIEAEDVSERILDDNVINDFKSRNLGNACVLCHHVDVTNTLEAWEVIRSSDNDYDLVVMGKRRRPNSSRERDMTPWTDYEELRVIGDMLASQDFCGGMNPVLVVQ, from the exons ATGGGATTTTTGAGCGATGCCATTGGCACAACTTATCTTCTTGGAGCTCTACTAATGGGCCTGATTATTCCACCAGGACCACCCTTAGGAATAGCAATAATCGAGAGATTTGAACTCGTAATCTTTCACTTTTTCTTGCCTTTCTTCTACATTCGCATTGGCCAATATACCAATTTATCTTCGATACAGAATGGGTCGAGATTGATATCGTTTGAGATCATCATTGGCGCGTCTTATTTAGGGAAATTTGTTGGAAGTTTATTAATCTGGGTATTCATCAAGGCAAGTATCCCAAATGCTGTAATATTCAGCTGTATTTTAAGCCTCAAGGGTATCATGGACCTCATTTTTATCCTGAGATGGCGTATCCGTAAGGTCAGAGTCATA CTTATTGATAAAGACACATTTACCTTGGCGATGTTGACTCACACAGCTGTGACCGCGGTGCGAACGCCATTGATAAGTCTATATTACACTCCTTACAGAAAACTTGAAATAACTCAGTCGATGGAGGACCGGATGAGGACACTCTGTACAACGCCAGTGAACAGCGAATTGCGA CTTCTAGAAGTTGCAGCCAAAAACTTTGACATCCATAACAAAGATAGTGTCCACAGCTTGATCACTCTGCTTAAAGCTTTTAACTCAAGTGAAATGAGCCCGTTATGCGCCTGCGTATTGCACCTAGTTGAGCTTGTGGGCAGAGCGGCACCACTTTTAGTCCCTCACAATACGCacaaaaggaaaatcaaagaaaattcCACTGACCGCATAATGCGTGCCATGACAAAGTTTTCAAAGAGCTCGCAAGTTACAATTCAGCCATTCATATTGATCGCCCCTTACAAAACAATGTACGAGAGCATAAGCAAGCTAGCTCAGGATGAATTTATACCATTCATTATACTTCCTTCTCATCAAAGCCATAAAATGCAACAAGGAGGAGGATTCAACTGTAAGATACAAAACTGTGCACCATGCTCCGTTGGGATCTACGTAGATCGAGGGTTGCCGTGTTCTTCTTGGGCGGAGCTGATGATAGGGAGGCCATGACTTTAGTTTCACGCATGTCAGGCCATCCTGATATTAGCATCACGTTGTATATATAGGATTAATGACTTGATAGAAGCAGAGGACGTGAGCGAGAGGATTCTCGACGACAACGTGATAAACGACTTCAAGTCGAGAAATCTCGGCAATGCATGTGTGTTGTGTCACCATGTTGACGTGACAAACACATTGGAAGCTTGGGAAGTGATTCGATCATCGGACAATGATTATGATCTTGTTGTTATGGGGAAACGACGACGTCCCAATTCGAGTCGGGAGAGAGATATGACGCCATGGACTGATTATGAGGAGCTTCGTGTAATTGGTGATATGCTTGCTTCGCAGGATTTTTGTGGGGGCATGAATCCTGTTTTGGTGGTACAATGA
- the LOC112498932 gene encoding cation/H(+) antiporter 15-like, producing the protein MATVVINRKKIEQKQDISKRKGKKNLTDSNPNTRLMSASNLTNHQQNFQNRLLDKNFKTCVTYHKNLVGVNAFPVFLLQISLFSLISQLLHLVLKRLKQPKVVCNVLAGIILGPSVLGHFERWNAIFHPEEMVLVNTMSIIGGIYFIFIVTLKMDKARILKTVRNGWSVSVTCLVVPFTISSFLTSLLHSYIPGVNKGPFLYFFSVTLAKPFFPVIAHAMNELNLLTSELGQLAISCSILSELLSWMNLILAMIFKANNHLLKTEITFCALAFFMFFIVRPAVKWIIRTTPEGKAVKEIYMVAMLLLPGITGALSDATGLNFMSGAVLTGLVVPAGPPLGSAVVKKSEIIMENIFMPFFYIHIGQLFNVFSITNWKAFAILQIIILAGYFARVAAIFLSLIFYKISIRNAILFGLILNIKGVIELMLLTEWRTHKYVDDQTVTTIMLSHTAVTAIVIPLISMYYDPNSTRLQSSCKLEKRTRTVGTTSMDSELRILCGIHHEDSIHNIINLLKALNPTEMSPICAYVVHLVELVGRAESLSAPYDAQRRRLKENSTDRIMRAVTNQTKSSCVSLTSQPFKIIAPYHTMHESICKLAEDKFAPLILIPFHKGLEFQEIETCLHQLNLNIQAYAQCTIGILVDSGLPRPLSSTHFSYDVAVFFLGGADDREVMALVLRMVGHPSLTVTVFKIDFNGNQAENECERQLDEYVMNEFRERNAGNACVVCREMMVNDSTELMSSIRLIENTYDLVIVGKQRGVGSPFEQEMKPWLEYAELGIIGDMLASADFYGGTMSVLVVHCTENQLITMDPINAESPA; encoded by the exons ATGGCAACGGTAGTGATTAATCGGAAGAAAATAGAACAGAAACAGGACATATCGaagagaaaagggaaaaagaatcTTACTGATTCGAACCCAAATACAAGATTAATGTCTGCCTCCAATCTCACGAACCATCAGCAAAACTTTCAAAACAGGCTACTTGATAAGAATTTCAAGACTTGCGTCACATATCACAAGAATCTAGTCGGCGTTAATGCTTTTCCTGTGTTTTTGCTTCAAATTTCTTTGTTCTCTCTCATCTCCCAATTACTTCACCTGGTTCTCAAACGTTTGAAGCAACCTAAAGTTGTCTGCAATGTCTTG GCTGGAATTATCTTAGGACCCTCCGTTTTGGGTCATTTCGAAAGATGGAACGCGATTTTTCATCCGGAAGAGATGGTATTGGTTAATACAATGTCCATAATAGGCGGAATATACTTCATCTTCATTGTTACATTAAAAATGGACAAAGCCAGAATCCTGAAGACGGTAAGGAATGGCTGGAGTGTTAGTGTAACCTGCCTCGTTGTCCCTTTCACAATCTCATCTTTTCTTACTAGTCTGCTACATAGCTACATCCCTGGAGTTAATAAGGGGCCATTCCTTTACTTTTTCAGCGTTACTTTGGCAAAGCCATTTTTTCCTGTTATTGCCCATGCGATGAATGAACTGAACCTTCTAACTTCTGAGTTAGGCCAACTTGCCATATCTTGTTCAATACTCAGTGAGCTCCTTTCGTGGATGAATTTGATACTTGCAATGATTTTTAAAGCGAATAATCACTTACTCAAAACCGAGATTACCTTTTGTGCATTGGCATTTTTCATGTTCTTCATTGTACGGCCAGCAGTGAAATGGATTATAAGGACAACACCAGAGGGGAAAGCAGTAAAAGAGATTTACATGGTAGCGATGCTGCTCCTTCCTGGTATTACAGGAGCTTTAAGTGACGCTACAGGATTAAATTTCATGTCTGGGGCTGTATTGACGGGCCTAGTGGTACCCGCTGGACCGCCTCTAGGATCAGCTGTAGTAAAGAAAAGTGAAATCATAATGGAAAACATTTTTATGCCTTTCTTTTATATTCACATTGGTCAGCTTTTCAATGTATTCTCAATAACAAATTGGAAGGCATTTGCAATACTTCAGATCATCATTTTAGCTGGCTATTTTGCGAGGGTGGCTGCAATTTTCTTGTCTTTGATATTCTACAAAATAAGCATTCGAAATGCTATCCTTTTCGGCCTCATTTTGAACATCAAGGGTGTAATTGAATTGATGTTGCTCACAGAATGGAGAACACACAAG TATGTGGATGACCAGACAGTAACAACAATTATGTTGTCGCACACGGCAGTGACCGCAATTGTAATACCCTTGATAAGTATGTATTACGATCCAAATAGCACAAGACTTCAATCTTCTTGCAAGTTGGAAAAACGTACGAGAACTGTAGGAACGACATCAATGGATAGCGAATTACGAATCCTTTGTGGGATTCACCATGAAGATAGCATCCACAACATCATCAATCTGCTTAAGGCACTCAACCCAACAGAAATGAGCCCAATATGTGCCTATGTAGTCCACCTTGTCGAGCTTGTTGGTCGAGCAGAATCACTTTCAGCGCCTTACGATGCCCAGAGACggagattaaaagaaaattccacTGACCGCATTATGCGAGCTGTAACAAATCAGACTAAAAGCTCTTGTGTTTCTCTAACAAGTCAGCCCTTCAAAATAATTGCCCCGTACCACACAATGCACGAAAGTATTTGCAAGTTAGCAGAAGATAAATTTGCACCTTTGATTCTAATTCCCTTCCATAAAGGCCTAGAATTTCAAGAAATTGAAACCTGCTTGCACCAGCTAAACCTTAACATCCAAGCCTATGCACAATGCACTATTGGGATTCTTGTAGATAGTGGGTTGCCTCGCCCTTTGAGCTCAACTCACTTCTCTTATGATGTTGCAGTCTTCTTTTTAGGAGGAGCTGATGACAGAGAGGTGATGGCGTTGGTTTTGCGCATGGTGGGACATCCTAGTTTGACCGTTACTGTGTTCAAGATTGACTTTAACGGAAATCAAGCAGAAAATGAATGTGAGAGGCAACTTGATGAGTATGTGATGAATGAATTCAGAGAAAGAAATGCTGGTAATGCTTGTGTCGTTTGTCGTGAGATGATGGTAAATGACTCTACGGAACTAATGAGTTCAATTCGTTTAATAGAAAACACTTACGACCTTGTGATTGTTGGCAAGCAGCGAGGGGTCGGCTCCCCATTTGAGCAAGAAATGAAGCCTTGGCTTGAGTATGCAGAGCTTGGAATTATCGGTGATATGCTTGCTTCTGCAGATTTTTATGGAGGAACGATGTCTGTTTTGGTCGTACATTGTACTGAAAATCAACTAATAACGATGGATCCTATCAACGCCGAATCACCCGCATGA
- the LOC102609228 gene encoding laccase-12-like has protein sequence MEFFNSRFANSFGFFLGLVLLIASNALLSFANAKAHHHDFVIQATPVKRLCKTHNTITVNGMYPGPTLEVNNGDTLVVKVTNKARYNVTIHWHGVRQMRTAWADGPEFVTQCPIRPGMSYTYRFTIQGQEGTLWWHAHSSWLRATVYGALIIHPKEGSSYPFPKPKRETPILLGEWWDANPIDVVRQATRTGAAPNISDAYTINGQPGDLYNCSSQDTVVVPIDSGETNLLRVINAGLNQPLFFTIANHQFTVVGADASYLKPFTTSVIMLGPGQTTDVLIKGDQPPSRYYLAARAYASAPSAPFDNTTTTAILEYKSAPCPAKKGLSIRPVMPQLPAFNDTATVTAFTKKFRSPQKVEVPTDIDESLFFTVGLGLNNCPRNFGSSRCQGPNGTRFTASMNNVSFVLPSNFSLLQAHHHGIPGVFTTDFPANPPFKFDYTGNVSRSLWQPVPGTKLYKLEYGSRVQIVLQDTSIFTPENHPIHIHGYDFYIIAEGFGNFNPKTDTSKFNLVDPPLRNTVGVPVGGWAVIRFVADNPGVWLMHCHLDVHITWGLAMAFLVENGVTELEKLEAPPLDYPVC, from the exons ATGGAGTTTTTCAACAGTCGTTTCGCAAACTCTTTCGGCTTCTTCTTAGGCCTCGTGCTTCTCATTGCGTCTAATGCATTGTTGTCCTTTGCTAATGCCAAAGCTCACCACCATGATTTTGTT ATTCAAGCAACCCCAGTGAAGAGGCTGTGCAAAACTCACAACACAATCACTGTCAACGGAATGTACCCTGGACCAACCTTGGAAGTGAACAATGGCGACACTTTGGTCGTCAAAGTTACCAACAAAGCCAGATATAATGTCACCATTCActg GCATGGTGTTAGACAAATGAGGACTGCATGGGCGGATGGGCCAGAGTTTGTGACACAGTGCCCAATTAGGCCTGGAATGAGTTACACTTACAGGTTCACAATTCAAGGCCAAGAAGGCACATTGTGGTGGCATGCACACAGCTCATGGCTAAGAGCCACTGTCTATGGAGCTCTTATCATTCATCCTAAAGAAGGATCCTCTTACCCTTTCCCCAAGCCTAAGCGTGAAACTCCCATCCTTCTTG GTGAATGGTGGGATGCGAATCCCATTGATGTTGTCAGGCAAGCAACTAGAACAGGAGCTGCCCCAAATATTTCTGATGCGTACACCATTAACGGTCAACCTGGAGATCTTTACAATTGCTCCAGCCAAG ACACGGTGGTTGTTCCAATAGATTCCGGTGAGACTAACCTTCTCCGGGTCATCAACGCCGGGTTGAACCAGCCTCTGTTCTTCACAATTGCCAACCACCAGTTCACAGTTGTCGGCGCGGATGCATCTTACCTTAAGCCCTTTACAACTTCGGTTATTATGCTAGGACCTGGCCAAACCACCGATGTTTTGATCAAAGGTGATCAGCCACCGTCGCGCTATTACTTGGCTGCTCGCGCCTACGCCAGCGCCCCTAGTGCACCCTTTGACAACACCACAACCACAGCCATTCTTGAGTATAAATCTGCCCCTTGCCCGGCCAAAAAAGGCCTCTCAATTCGCCCTGTCATGCCCCAACTGCCAGCTTTCAATGACACTGCAACAGTCACTGCTTTCACTAAGAAGTTCAGAAGCCCACAAAAAGTTGAAGTACCAACCGACATCGATGAGAGTCTCTTCTTCACTGTCGGTCTGGGACTCAACAATTGCCCCAGAAATTTCGGGTCCAGTCGATGCCAGGGGCCAAATGGTACCCGTTTCACTGCTAGCATGAACAACGTATCCTTCGTGCTACCATCAAACTTCTCCCTCTTGCAAGCACATCACCACGGCATTCCAGGAGTTTTCACCACTGATTTCCCTGCTAACCCGCCGTTTAAATTCGATTACACCGGAAACGTGAGCAGGTCACTCTGGCAGCCTGTTCCGGGGACTAAATTGTACAAATTGGAATATGGCTCCAGAGTGCAGATTGTGCTGCAGGACACAAGTATTTTCACTCCTGAGAACCATCCAATTCACATCCACGGATATGATTTCTACATCATTGCTGAGGGATTCGGAAACTTCAATCCCAAAACTGATACATCTAAATTTAACCTCGTGGATCCACCACTCAGGAACACCGTTGGTGTGCCTGTTGGAGGATGGGCAGTCATTAGATTCGTCGCTGACAATCCAg GGGTGTGGCTAATGCACTGTCACTTGGATGTTCATATCACATGGGGCTTGGCCATGGCTTTCTTGGTAGAAAATGGAGTCACGGAATTGGAAAAATTAGAAGCACCGCCGCTAGATTATCCAGTTTGCTAA